In Flavobacterium endoglycinae, one DNA window encodes the following:
- a CDS encoding TonB-dependent receptor — MKTLFKGTFKGTKLQRRKGSKLIQKSSVLFLSSIFFPLFSFAQQQDSTKVNSLDEVLVSAVRVTSKTPVTFSNMDKKEIKYRNLGQDIPVLMNYLPSVVTTSDAGGGIGYTGIRVRGSDATRVNVTINGIPYNDAESQGTFWVNMPDFASSVESLQLQRGVGTSTNGSGAFGASLNMLTDSYASKANGEISSSYGSFNSMKNTVKFSTGLLNDHFEVAGRLSAIKSDGYVDRASSDLKSYFLQGTYVGKTTLIKALVFGGTEKTYQSWNGIDAQTLNSDRTFNSAGMYTDEAGNVRFYDNETDNYKQNHYQLHWSESLSDKWSTNLAFHYTKGQGYYENYKEDAEMSDYNLNPVGTITTTDLVRQKWLDNDFYGTTFSVKYKEEKLDAIFGGGWNKYEGDHYGKVIWARYASQSELGDHYYDDFSTKTDGNIFAKANYQLTEKLSFYGDLQYRRVHYKANSYETGIVDDTFDFFNPKAGLNFEINQKNTLYFSYARANREPNRTDYEGGNVKPEKLNDFEFGWRFNSEKFQLNSNLYYMGYKDQLILTGRLDDVGNPIRANTEKSYRLGFEFDATILLSEKFTLRPNFTLSSNKNVDLAVEGQYYGTTKIAYSPEVIAGNIIVYKPIDRLYISLLQKYVGEQYMNNIELPSAKLADYFVNDLNISYEIQPKSVFKSITITGLVNNILDKKYVSNGAMWDIYPYYYPQAGINFLAGLSLKF; from the coding sequence ATGAAAACTTTATTTAAAGGTACTTTTAAAGGTACAAAGCTGCAAAGGCGCAAAGGTTCAAAGCTGATCCAAAAGTCGTCTGTTTTATTTCTTTCTTCTATTTTCTTTCCTCTATTCTCTTTTGCACAACAGCAAGACTCTACCAAAGTAAATTCTCTTGATGAGGTTTTGGTTTCGGCAGTTCGTGTGACTTCTAAAACACCAGTTACGTTTAGTAATATGGATAAAAAAGAGATTAAATACAGAAATCTGGGTCAAGATATTCCAGTTTTAATGAACTATCTTCCTTCGGTGGTTACAACATCTGATGCAGGAGGCGGAATAGGGTATACTGGAATCAGAGTCCGCGGAAGCGATGCAACTCGTGTAAACGTTACCATCAACGGGATTCCATATAACGATGCTGAAAGTCAGGGAACTTTTTGGGTAAATATGCCTGATTTTGCTTCTTCTGTCGAAAGTCTTCAGCTGCAGCGTGGTGTTGGAACATCAACAAATGGTTCAGGTGCTTTTGGTGCCAGTTTAAATATGCTGACTGATAGTTATGCTTCTAAAGCCAATGGAGAAATTTCAAGTTCTTACGGAAGTTTTAACTCGATGAAAAACACCGTAAAATTCAGTACAGGATTATTAAATGATCATTTTGAAGTTGCTGGACGCTTGTCTGCCATTAAATCTGATGGATATGTTGATCGTGCAAGTTCTGATTTGAAATCGTATTTCCTTCAAGGAACGTATGTTGGGAAAACCACATTAATCAAAGCTTTGGTTTTTGGCGGAACCGAAAAAACATACCAATCTTGGAACGGAATTGATGCTCAAACCTTAAATTCAGACCGAACATTCAATTCGGCTGGAATGTATACAGATGAGGCTGGAAATGTTCGTTTTTATGATAATGAAACTGATAATTACAAACAAAACCATTATCAGCTGCATTGGAGCGAATCACTTTCGGATAAATGGAGTACAAATCTTGCTTTTCATTACACAAAAGGTCAGGGATATTACGAAAATTACAAAGAAGATGCTGAAATGTCTGATTACAATCTAAATCCTGTTGGAACTATTACCACAACAGATTTAGTACGTCAGAAATGGTTAGACAATGATTTTTACGGAACAACCTTTTCAGTAAAATATAAAGAAGAAAAACTAGACGCTATTTTTGGCGGAGGCTGGAACAAATACGAAGGCGATCATTACGGAAAAGTAATCTGGGCCAGATACGCATCACAATCAGAACTTGGAGATCATTATTATGATGATTTCTCAACAAAAACAGATGGAAATATTTTTGCAAAAGCCAATTATCAATTAACTGAAAAATTGAGTTTTTATGGTGATTTACAATATCGTAGAGTTCATTACAAAGCCAATAGCTATGAAACAGGTATAGTAGATGATACTTTTGATTTCTTTAATCCAAAAGCAGGATTAAATTTCGAAATCAACCAAAAAAATACCTTATACTTTTCGTACGCTCGTGCCAATCGCGAACCTAACAGAACCGATTATGAAGGCGGAAATGTAAAACCTGAAAAATTAAACGATTTTGAATTTGGATGGAGATTTAATTCAGAGAAATTTCAGTTGAATTCTAACCTTTATTATATGGGGTACAAAGACCAATTAATCTTAACAGGAAGATTAGATGATGTTGGAAACCCAATTCGTGCCAATACCGAGAAAAGTTATCGTTTAGGTTTTGAATTTGATGCCACTATTTTACTTTCAGAAAAATTCACACTTCGACCAAACTTTACTTTAAGCAGTAATAAAAATGTTGATCTGGCTGTAGAAGGACAATATTATGGAACAACTAAAATTGCCTATTCTCCAGAAGTAATTGCAGGAAATATTATTGTTTACAAACCTATTGACAGATTGTATATTTCATTATTACAAAAATATGTAGGAGAACAGTATATGAATAATATCGAATTACCTTCGGCAAAACTAGCTGATTACTTTGTAAACGATTTGAATATCTCTTACGAAATACAACCAAAATCAGTATTTAAATCTATTACGATTACGGGTTTGGTAAATAATATTTTAGATAAAAAATATGTTTCAAACGGAGCGATGTGGGATATCTATCCCTATTATTATCCGCAGGCAGGAATTAATTTCTTAGCTGGATTGAGTCTGAAATTCTAA
- the arfB gene encoding alternative ribosome rescue aminoacyl-tRNA hydrolase ArfB encodes MDNDKIISELNFKAVRSSGAGGQNVNKVSSKVILSFDLENSQALSDDEKLLLKENLSARLTSENILILNCDEDRSQLKNKEIVTKRFFEILKKGLYVPKVRKATKVPKSVIKKRIKDKKNLSDLKQSRKKPNLD; translated from the coding sequence ATGGATAACGATAAAATCATATCAGAATTAAACTTTAAAGCCGTTAGAAGCAGTGGTGCGGGCGGACAGAATGTGAACAAAGTTTCATCAAAAGTCATTTTGTCTTTTGATCTCGAAAATTCACAAGCGTTATCTGATGATGAAAAGTTATTATTAAAAGAAAATTTATCGGCAAGATTAACTTCAGAAAACATCTTGATTTTAAATTGTGACGAAGACCGAAGCCAGCTCAAAAATAAAGAAATTGTCACCAAACGATTTTTTGAAATCCTTAAAAAGGGATTGTATGTTCCAAAGGTTAGAAAAGCTACAAAAGTTCCAAAGTCTGTAATCAAAAAAAGAATCAAGGATAAAAAGAATCTTTCTGATTTAAAACAATCCCGCAAAAAACCAAATTTAGATTAG